In Lentibacillus sp. JNUCC-1, the genomic window GAGGAGTCTGGAAGCATAATATGGGCGAGACCAGCCGTTTTTTGACTTAGGTCATAAATAACCACACCCACACAAGATCCTAGCCCGGATGTCCGGATCATGTTGGGAGATTTTACGATTTTCAGTTCTGCAATACCGACTCTCACAACGGGTTTTGGTTCATTCATCATCGCGGTAAACCCCTAAGGCATTAAAAATTTTCGTGAAGGACCCGGGGTCAGGCAAAAGTAAAAAATGCCCATGTATACGGTTTGAATGGCTTTTGCCTTTAATTCGTGTGTCAATAATTATCGCATAGTCGCTATACTGTGATAAATCTACTAATCCACCACTTAATATTGCTCCTGCCATATCAATGCCTAAATCGGGCACTGATGAGACCATGTTGAGTTGTGTAAAGTCCGAAAGCGCGGATAAATATGATCCGGTGAGGATATTACCGATCTCCTGCAATGCTGAAATGGCAATGGTTTTAGGTGGTGCTCCATTCAACAGCTGAATGTCAGGTTCGCCTGTAACTTGAGAGGCAATAAACTCTGCCTCTGCGATCGAGAGTACAAAATACACCTTGCCGGTAATGTCACCGGTAATGTTGATGACAACTGCAGCAACAGGTGTGTCAGGTCCCCCTACAATCTCCATCACCTCGTCAAAAGCAGCAATATTAACAGTTGGTACGGCCATGTCCACTGTTTGATTGATCAATTGTGCCATTGCTGTAGCCGCATTGCCTGCTCCGATATTACCAATTTCTTTTAGCACGTCTTTTTCAATGCTTGATAATTCATGTTCCATCATGATCCTACCTTTCTGATGCATGCGCATGAAAGTTATCTTTAGTCAGCACTTTACTCAAGTCCAGCAGGATCAGCAAACGGCTGTCTACTTTTGCAACACCCTCAATGTAATCAATATCAACCGTGCCAACCAGTTCAGGTGGGGGTTCGATGTCTGCTTCAGGAATATCCATCACATCACTTGCTTTATCTACCAGCAGGCCTACTTCCATCTCATCCCAATGTACAATAATAATCCGGGTTGCATCATCAGCTGCCTTTGGTTCAATCCCAAATCGTTCTCTTAAATCAATCACAGGTGTAACCACCCCGCGTAAATTAATAACACCCTTCACAAAAGCTGCTGTGCCAGGGACCCGTGTAATTGGCTGCATGCGTTCTATCAACCCGATTTGTTCGACAGGGAGTGTGTAATAGTCGTTTCCTAATTGAAAAACAATTGACTTCCTGAAGCCCATTTCCTCTTTTGACATATTCTTTCCTCCTCACAGCTTCTATTTATCTTACAAGTGCATTGCTATCAATAATAAGCGCAACTCTGCCGTCACCCAGAATCGTTGCTCCAGATATTGCAAAAGTATTGGTTAAATAATTACCCATTGATTTAAGAACGACTTCTTGCTGCCCAATTAAGTCATCTACGACCAATCCAGTCAGTTTATCGCCTTTTTTGACAATGACGATCGAGATATCTTGCTCGTCTTCCTTCATCTCACCTGTTTCAAATAATTCATTTAGAAATGCCAGGGGAACAACTTGTCCTCTAAAATCAATCACTTTTTTGTTATGAGCATGCATGATCGTTTCTCTGCTTACGACAGCTGTTTCCATAATGGAAGATAGAGGAATAGCATAGGTTTCTGTTCCAAGTTCGACCAATAATACGGACATGATGGAGAGGGTCAATGGCAATTCAATCGAAAACGTGGAGCCTTGTCCCGTGGTTGCATTGACAGACATTCTTCCGCCAAGAGATTCAATTGTGTTTTTTACGACATCCAGCCCAACACCCCGGCCAGACACATCCGAAATTTGCTCTGCAGTCGAAAATCCACTCGCCATGATGAGCTCATAGATTTGCTGATCGGACATGATTGCAGCTTCATCGGCTGTCACAATACCTTTTGCGATTGCTTTATTAAGAACTTTATCCTTGTTAATGCCAGCTCCATCATCCGAGATCTCAATAATAACGTGATTCCCACTATGATAGGCCTTTAGATTCAATGTGCCTTCTTCCGGCTTGCCATCTCGTTGTCGTATTTCCCTTGATTCAATACCATGGTCGACGGCATTTCTGA contains:
- a CDS encoding chemotaxis protein CheC, which gives rise to MMEHELSSIEKDVLKEIGNIGAGNAATAMAQLINQTVDMAVPTVNIAAFDEVMEIVGGPDTPVAAVVINITGDITGKVYFVLSIAEAEFIASQVTGEPDIQLLNGAPPKTIAISALQEIGNILTGSYLSALSDFTQLNMVSSVPDLGIDMAGAILSGGLVDLSQYSDYAIIIDTRIKGKSHSNRIHGHFLLLPDPGSFTKIFNALGVYRDDE
- a CDS encoding chemotaxis protein CheW, whose product is MSKEEMGFRKSIVFQLGNDYYTLPVEQIGLIERMQPITRVPGTAAFVKGVINLRGVVTPVIDLRERFGIEPKAADDATRIIIVHWDEMEVGLLVDKASDVMDIPEADIEPPPELVGTVDIDYIEGVAKVDSRLLILLDLSKVLTKDNFHAHASER